A single genomic interval of Fusarium verticillioides 7600 chromosome 8, whole genome shotgun sequence harbors:
- a CDS encoding hypothetical protein (At least one base has a quality score < 10) codes for MSNLPTAIPRSSWVLVTGANCYTGSHVVIELLKQGFKVRGTVRDLSYSKWLLEHPAVKPHADEGKVELVVANTSKPGDFDEAVKGVSAVIHLANIGDYTPDPNVGFASAIEAALTVCRSAAKEASVKRFVVAGGLWTSVWPKPGETKTVGQDTWNDDLVKVAQAPPPYELSRILPVYLGARVEAEKAVWKFVKDENVPWEVNSVNPCWILGDPLDARHYGPMPTQLLQQLYLGKIEALKDNTTVYYTHVSDAAVIYVAATIDPDVRGARIPALAESFNWNNALAIMRKAYPKEAFEEDFILGDPVLSYKMRTDMPPGLLQKWAGRKWISLEKGITETIDFSRKLGNLD; via the exons ATGAGCAATTTACCGACAGCTATTCCCCGAAGCTCATGGGTCCTCGTGACGGGAGCGAATTGCTACACTGGCAGCCATGTGGTCATAGAGCTTCTGAAGCAAGGCTTCAAAGTGCGCGGAACAGTGAGAGATCTCTCATACAGCAAGTGGCTGCTCGAGCATCCAGCCGTGAAGCCGCACGCAGACGAAGGAAAGGTGGAATTGGTCGTCGCAAACACATCAAAGCCCGGAGATTTCGATGAGGCGGTGAAAGGTGTCTCGGCTGTTATCCATCTCGCCAACATCGGCGATTATACGCCAGATCCGAATGTTGGTTTCGCATCAGCCATCGAGGCTGCCTTGACCGTGTGCCGATCTGCTGCCAAGGAAGCTTCAGTCAAGCGATTTGTGGTGGCAGGTGGACTATGGACATCAGTCTGGCCTAAGCCTGGggagaccaagactgttgGGCAGGATACGTGGAACGATGATTTGGTTAAGGTTGCACAGGCGCCACCTCCGTATGAGTTGAGCCGCATCCTTCCAGTTTATCTGGGTGCCAGAGTTGAAGCCGAGAAGGCGGTATGGAAGTTTGTCAAGGACGAGAATGTTCCCTGGGAAGTCAATTCAGTTAATCCTTGTTGGATTCTGGGTGATCCGCTGGATGCGAGACATTATGGACCTATGCCTACTCAGCTTTTGCAGCAACTATACCTCGGCAAGATCGAAGCCTTAAAGGACAACACAACGG TCTACTACACTCACGTGTCCGATGCTGCTGTCATTTACGTCGCAGCCACCATCGATCCAGATGTCAGAGGCGCTCGTATTCCAGCACTGGCCGAGTCTTTCAATTGGAACAACGCTTTAGCCATCATGCGCAAAGCATATCCGAAGGAAGCCTTTGAGGAAGACTTTATTCTTGGAGATCCTGTTCTGAGCTACAAAATGAGAACCGATATGCCACCTGGGCTGCTGCAAAAGTGGGCTGGAAGGAAGTGGATcagtcttgagaagggaaTTACTGAGACTATCGATTTCTCGAGGAAGCTTGGTAACTTGGACTAG